One window of the Gemmatimonadaceae bacterium genome contains the following:
- the rpmF gene encoding 50S ribosomal protein L32 has protein sequence MAVPKRRTSKQRKRLRNTHKVAPRIVIQKCPQCSSMKRPHRVCDECGYYGGEQRIAAREG, from the coding sequence ATGGCCGTACCGAAGCGCAGGACATCCAAGCAGCGCAAGCGTCTCCGCAACACCCACAAGGTTGCGCCGCGGATCGTCATCCAGAAGTGCCCCCAGTGCTCCAGCATGAAGCGGCCGCACCGCGTGTGCGACGAATGCGGGTACTACGGCGGTGAGCAGCGGATCGCGGCCCGGGAAGGCTGA